The following proteins come from a genomic window of Salvia hispanica cultivar TCC Black 2014 chromosome 4, UniMelb_Shisp_WGS_1.0, whole genome shotgun sequence:
- the LOC125224036 gene encoding ferruginol synthase 1-like, with amino-acid sequence MESFPFLAALFLITAATWFISSRQRRKNLPPGPFPLPIVGNMLQLGTQPHETFAKLSKKYGPLMSVNLGSLYTVIVSSPEMAKEIMHKHGQVFSGRTIAQAVEACGHDKISMGFLPVGGEWRDMRKICKEQMFSHQSMEDSQDLRKLKLQQLLDYAHKCSDECRAIDIREASFITTLNLMSATLFSLQATEFDSKVTMEFKEIIEGVATIVGVPNFADFFPILRPFDPQGVKRRADVYFGRLLALIEGYLNERIQSRKTNPNAPKKDDFLETVVDILEANDYKLKTDHLTHLMLDLFVGGSDTSTTELEWIMEELMSHPDKMAKVKAELKSVMGDQKVVDERQMPNLPYLQAVVKESLRLHPPGPLLLPRKAGSDQVVNGYLIPKGSQVLINVWAMGRDESIWKNANTFEPERFLDQKTDFKGQDYELIPFGSGRRLCPGLPLANRILHTVTATLVHNFDWKLERPDASDAERQGVLFGFVVRRAEPLRIIPFKQ; translated from the exons atggaGTCCTTCCCTTTCCTCGCTGCGCTATTCCTCATCACCGCCGCCACATGGTTCATCTCCTCCCGGCAGCGGCGGAAGAATCTCCCGCCGGGCCCCTTCCCCCTTCCGATCGTCGGCAATATGCTCCAGCTCGGCACTCAGCCTCACGAAACATTTGCAAAACTATCAAAGAAATACGGCCCTCTGATGTCGGTCAACCTCGGCAGCCTGTACACCGTGATCGTATCCTCCCCGGAGATGGCCAAGGAGATCATGCACAAGCACGGCCAGGTGTTCTCCGGCCGCACCATCGCCCAGGCCGTGGAGGCGTGCGGCCACGACAAGATCTCCATGGGGTTCCTCCCCGTGGGGGGCGAGTGGCGCGACATGCGCAAGATCTGCAAGGAGCAGATGTTCTCTCACCAGAGCATGGAAGACAGCCAGGATCTCCGCAAGCTGAAGCTGCAGCAGCTGCTCGACTACGCTCATAAATGCTCCGATGAATGCCGTGCCATTGATATTCGCGAGGCCTCTTTTATCACCACGCTCAACCTCATGTCTGCAACTCTCTTCTCGTTGCAGGCGACTGAGTTTGACTCCAAGGTCACCATGGAGTTCAAGGAGATCATTGAGGGCGTCGCGACCATCGTTGGTGTGCCTAATTTTGCTGACTTCTTCCCCATCCTCCGCCCCTTTGACCCGCAGGGGGTCAAGCGCAGGGCGGATGTCTACTTTGGTAGATTGCTCGCTTTGATCGAGGGCTATCTCAATGAGAGAATCCAATCGAGGAAGACTAACCCGAATGCACCCAAGAAGGACGACTTCCTCGAGACAGTCGTGGATATTCTTGAGGCCAACGATTACAAGCTGAAGACTGATCATCTCACTCATCTCATGCTG GACTTGTTCGTTGGAGGATCAGACACGAGCACGACCGAGCTAGAGTGGATAATGGAGGAGCTAATGTCGCACCCGGACAAGATGGCGAAGGTGAAGGCGGAGCTCAAGAGCGTGATGGGTGACCAAAAGGTGGTGGACGAAAGGCAGATGCCGAATCTCCCATATCTGCAAGCAGTGGTGAAGGAGTCGTTGCGCCTCCACCCACCGGGGCCTCTGCTTCTTCCCCGAAAGGCGGGGAGCGATCAAGTGGTGAACGGGTACCTCATCCCGAAGGGGAGTCAGGTGCTGATCAACGTGTGGGCTATGGGCCGAGATGAATCCATATGGAAGAATGCTAATACGTTTGAGCCGGAGCGGTTCTTGGATCAAAAAACTGACTTCAAAGGGCAGGATTACGAGCTGATTCCGTTCGGGTCGGGGAGAAGGTTGTGTCCGGGTCTGCCATTGGCCAACCGGATCTTGCACACGGTGACAGCCACACTGGTTCACAACTTCGATTGGAAACTGGAGCGGCCGGATGCGAGTGATGCCGAGCGCCAGGGTGTGTTGTTTGGGTTCGTGGTTCGGAGGGCTGAGCCACTCAGGATCATCCCATTTAAGCAAtga